In one window of Culturomica massiliensis DNA:
- a CDS encoding tetratricopeptide repeat protein → MKRIIWIILGLSVVFISKAADNKTGVYFYEAGMYGPAKLFFLKQLQSTEGNNAENYYYLGSSYLMLGKADSAAFYFEEGIKTHPSHPLNYVGKGMLSLKNDATAAERQFKEAEGMKGYRKNVAVELAIARAYLYVRDENAVKTAIEKAKKYDATNPEIYLVEGDMLIQEKQPGEACTCYDMAIYYDASCIPAYLKQAAVYGPTNKASALASVNKAIENFPDFPGSYYCKGELHRMAGDYGKAVKAYARYMNTGLQTTEHMLHYASCLYFNEQYAEALPVLETVVAAEPDNIVGRRLQAYIYAETKPGEEGVEWIRKFVETTSPEDLIAQDYVCYAKGLAGIMDYANALKQYQKALAVDKEKNTLYLEMADLQMKMKDYANALQNYEQYFREEKQLSAEELLKFGKCYYSLGNADSIPETRQRELHLADSVFTLLTEAVPSSYVGYFWRARTNSQLDPESTQGLAKPYYEKIIEITQSNPQRYAGELVESYKYLAYYNYIHEDLPAAKEYFEKVLQVTPDDEVALKALQELK, encoded by the coding sequence ATGAAACGGATTATATGGATTATTTTAGGGTTAAGTGTAGTTTTTATATCGAAAGCTGCAGATAATAAGACCGGAGTTTATTTTTACGAAGCAGGTATGTACGGACCCGCAAAACTGTTTTTTTTGAAACAGTTACAGAGTACAGAAGGGAATAACGCTGAAAATTACTATTACCTGGGAAGCAGTTATCTGATGTTGGGAAAAGCCGACTCTGCCGCTTTTTATTTTGAGGAAGGTATAAAGACCCATCCTTCTCATCCTTTAAATTATGTAGGAAAAGGAATGTTGAGTTTAAAGAATGATGCAACGGCTGCTGAACGTCAGTTTAAAGAAGCGGAGGGAATGAAAGGATATAGGAAAAACGTCGCCGTGGAATTGGCTATTGCCCGGGCTTATTTATATGTCCGCGACGAGAATGCCGTAAAGACTGCAATAGAAAAGGCCAAAAAATACGATGCAACAAATCCGGAAATCTATCTGGTCGAGGGGGATATGCTGATACAGGAAAAACAGCCCGGCGAAGCTTGTACGTGTTACGATATGGCTATTTACTACGATGCTTCCTGTATTCCTGCTTATTTGAAGCAGGCAGCTGTTTATGGTCCGACGAACAAAGCTTCGGCATTGGCTTCCGTAAATAAAGCGATTGAAAATTTTCCGGATTTTCCGGGGAGTTATTATTGTAAAGGAGAGCTTCACCGGATGGCCGGGGATTATGGGAAGGCTGTAAAGGCGTATGCCCGATATATGAATACCGGCTTACAGACAACAGAGCACATGTTGCATTACGCCAGTTGTTTGTATTTTAATGAACAGTATGCGGAGGCATTACCTGTATTGGAGACTGTTGTTGCCGCAGAGCCGGATAATATCGTCGGGAGACGGTTACAGGCTTATATTTATGCAGAGACTAAACCGGGAGAAGAAGGGGTAGAGTGGATACGTAAGTTTGTTGAAACGACATCTCCGGAGGATTTGATTGCTCAGGACTATGTTTGTTATGCTAAAGGTCTGGCCGGAATCATGGATTATGCAAATGCTTTGAAGCAATATCAGAAAGCGTTGGCTGTCGATAAGGAAAAGAATACGCTATATTTGGAAATGGCCGATTTACAAATGAAGATGAAGGATTATGCGAATGCTTTGCAGAATTATGAACAGTATTTCAGGGAGGAAAAACAATTGTCTGCCGAAGAGTTGTTGAAGTTCGGGAAATGTTATTATAGTTTGGGGAATGCGGATTCTATTCCGGAAACACGCCAAAGGGAGTTGCATTTGGCCGATTCTGTGTTTACCTTGTTGACAGAGGCTGTTCCTTCCAGCTATGTCGGTTATTTCTGGCGGGCCAGAACCAATTCACAATTGGATCCTGAATCTACACAAGGTTTAGCTAAACCTTATTACGAAAAGATTATAGAGATAACTCAAAGTAATCCTCAACGTTATGCCGGAGAGTTGGTTGAAAGTTATAAGTATCTGGCTTATTATAATTATATTCACGAAGACCTGCCGGCTGCGAAGGAATATTTTGAAAAAGTACTTCAGGTTACCCCGGACGATGAAGTTGCGTTAAAGGCTTTGCAGGAACTCAAGTGA
- a CDS encoding methylated-DNA--[protein]-cysteine S-methyltransferase encodes MESTYFYEGPIGQYCLCETDGKLTRLWLGNRISMATPGKNIEETPLLREAHKQLNAYFNRELQTFDLPLFPQGTDFQLKVWNLLRDIPYGTTITYGELARRTGDPKACRAVGSANGHNPLPIFIPCHRIMGAGGKLTGYTGGLDIKIKLLQIERIYLG; translated from the coding sequence ATGGAATCTACCTACTTCTATGAAGGTCCGATCGGACAATATTGTCTTTGTGAAACAGACGGAAAATTAACCAGACTATGGTTGGGTAACCGTATTTCAATGGCAACTCCCGGTAAGAACATCGAAGAAACCCCTCTCTTACGGGAAGCCCATAAACAATTAAACGCCTATTTCAACCGGGAACTTCAAACGTTCGACCTGCCTCTTTTTCCCCAGGGAACCGACTTTCAATTAAAAGTATGGAATCTGCTTCGGGATATTCCCTACGGCACAACCATCACCTATGGCGAGTTGGCCCGTCGTACAGGAGATCCGAAAGCCTGTAGAGCCGTAGGATCGGCTAACGGGCACAACCCTTTACCGATTTTTATTCCCTGCCACCGGATTATGGGAGCCGGAGGTAAACTTACAGGCTACACCGGAGGTCTGGATATAAAAATCAAATTATTGCAAATCGAAAGAATATATTTAGGATAA
- a CDS encoding MGMT family protein, with translation MRVSREKLNAEVYDIVARIPYGRVCTYGLLARLAGFPQHARMVGQAMALAPTAFYLPCHRVVNSQGRIVPHWPEQRQLLEAEGIVFKKNGCVDLEQCLWKLL, from the coding sequence ATGCGTGTCAGCCGGGAGAAATTGAATGCAGAAGTATATGATATTGTTGCCCGGATTCCTTATGGGCGTGTTTGTACTTATGGCTTGCTGGCTCGTTTGGCCGGTTTCCCGCAACATGCCCGAATGGTAGGACAGGCGATGGCTTTAGCGCCGACGGCGTTTTATTTGCCTTGTCACCGGGTCGTAAACAGTCAGGGAAGGATTGTCCCGCATTGGCCGGAACAACGTCAGCTACTGGAGGCAGAAGGAATCGTTTTTAAGAAAAACGGTTGTGTCGATCTGGAGCAATGTCTTTGGAAATTGTTATAA
- a CDS encoding uracil-xanthine permease family protein, with product MKTSGKNNTMKYGLNDKPGAFPMLMYGLQWWIVSIPCVVIMGIIVAQLHFSEADGQIFYMQKLFGVMGIAMTAQVLWGHRLPVIIGPASVLLIGILAAISVGTNAIYTSILICGAIIALLAFGGWLSKLQALFTPRIIIVILCLIAFTLAPVILQLLFGKSGHALFHLFFALILAFGMIIANKILKGIWKSTVVLFGIIAGTLIYYSIEDLPLFPAPANLTEENFSIWLGSLDFNAGAILSFFFCFIALTVNELGSIQAVGQMLEADGMKKRTDRGVALTGLSNMLSGALGIIGPVDYSMSPGIIAATGCASRYTLIPAGLGLLACAFFPGFIQILNCIPPTVMGIILLYLMSSQLSAGMQMLNRNNAVSDFNSGIIIGFPLMVALLLSFAPHQAIEQIPAFIRPIVGNGFVMGVIFVLLLEHLVFPHKKNKIQA from the coding sequence GTGAAAACAAGCGGTAAAAACAACACGATGAAATACGGGCTGAACGATAAACCCGGAGCATTTCCAATGCTAATGTACGGACTGCAATGGTGGATCGTTTCGATTCCCTGTGTCGTTATTATGGGAATTATCGTCGCACAACTTCACTTTTCGGAAGCTGACGGACAGATTTTTTACATGCAGAAACTATTCGGAGTCATGGGAATTGCAATGACAGCCCAGGTACTGTGGGGCCACCGCCTACCGGTAATCATCGGACCGGCCTCCGTTCTCCTGATAGGTATTCTGGCAGCCATTTCCGTAGGTACAAATGCCATTTACACATCCATTTTGATTTGTGGAGCGATCATTGCTCTACTGGCATTCGGAGGATGGTTATCGAAATTACAGGCCCTTTTTACCCCGCGTATCATTATTGTCATTCTATGCCTGATAGCTTTTACTCTCGCTCCGGTGATACTGCAACTTTTGTTCGGAAAATCCGGACACGCCCTGTTCCACCTCTTTTTTGCTTTGATATTGGCATTCGGCATGATTATCGCCAACAAAATATTAAAAGGAATCTGGAAATCCACCGTCGTATTATTCGGAATCATTGCAGGTACGCTGATATATTACAGTATAGAAGACTTACCCCTTTTCCCGGCACCGGCAAACTTAACGGAAGAAAATTTTTCTATATGGCTCGGATCGCTGGATTTTAATGCCGGTGCTATACTTTCTTTTTTCTTCTGCTTCATCGCACTTACCGTAAACGAACTGGGTTCGATTCAAGCCGTAGGACAAATGCTGGAAGCCGACGGGATGAAAAAACGTACCGACAGAGGGGTTGCTCTGACAGGATTGTCCAATATGCTATCGGGCGCCTTGGGGATCATCGGTCCGGTCGACTATTCCATGAGTCCCGGTATCATTGCTGCCACCGGCTGCGCTTCCCGGTATACCCTGATACCTGCAGGCCTGGGGTTACTCGCCTGCGCATTCTTCCCGGGATTTATTCAGATACTCAATTGTATTCCGCCTACCGTCATGGGAATCATCCTACTGTACCTTATGTCGTCTCAATTATCGGCAGGTATGCAAATGTTGAACCGTAACAATGCCGTATCGGATTTCAATAGCGGTATCATTATCGGATTTCCCCTTATGGTAGCTTTGTTATTGTCATTCGCACCACACCAGGCAATTGAACAAATCCCGGCCTTTATACGCCCCATTGTCGGAAACGGATTCGTCATGGGAGTAATTTTCGTCCTGCTACTGGAACATTTGGTCTTTCCACATAAAAAAAACAAAATACAAGCCTAA
- a CDS encoding TlpA family protein disulfide reductase, whose amino-acid sequence MKKLLFVFLLLSAYSYVQAQAGETLVKVGQKMPEFKVKMFDGSVIDSKDLKGKVVLLNFWATWCPPCRQELARVQKDIIDRFRGKDFVFLPISRQDSYDKIEAFRKQTGYRFPMGMDTDRKIYSLFATATIPRNFLIDRDGKIILAEQGYSEESFQKLIEVIERALK is encoded by the coding sequence ATGAAGAAATTGTTATTTGTATTTTTATTGCTTTCTGCTTATTCGTATGTACAGGCGCAGGCCGGAGAGACATTGGTAAAGGTGGGGCAGAAGATGCCCGAATTCAAGGTGAAAATGTTTGACGGTTCGGTGATCGATAGTAAGGATTTGAAGGGGAAGGTGGTGTTGCTGAACTTTTGGGCAACCTGGTGTCCTCCTTGCCGTCAGGAACTGGCCAGGGTACAGAAAGATATTATCGATCGTTTTAGGGGAAAAGATTTTGTTTTTCTGCCGATTTCCCGTCAGGATTCCTATGACAAGATAGAGGCTTTCCGCAAGCAAACCGGATATCGGTTTCCGATGGGTATGGATACGGATCGGAAAATTTATTCTTTATTTGCTACGGCTACAATTCCCCGTAATTTTCTGATTGACCGGGATGGGAAAATTATTCTGGCTGAGCAAGGTTATAGTGAGGAGTCTTTTCAAAAGCTGATTGAAGTTATTGAACGTGCCTTGAAATGA
- a CDS encoding PDZ domain-containing protein — protein sequence MKTGLIFPLLYVFCLTACRSGNSNSATQTTADSLPVVQKNVIPLKYYGHLYCPVIINDSVRGNFIFDTGADNLYVDSLFLARSPLPQQQTDMAMLPGVGSSFQKVKLIRDKYNCQYGPLTLTPPYTVTINLKPILGKYADGIIGMNFLKDSVFSIDYIKEKIHLLDPKEFSAEGYEKLPISIRKNRIYIQAAIQVTPDKKIKGEFLLDLGNGGSIDLTSHCARENKLAQILPEKIKTYTNWGGIGGASSSYTFRADTFYIGNQKIIKPIAYYSNDTRGALSSKNYIGLIGNNILNRFDLIVNIPDSSLYLRPNKNFTLPYNQTSTGFSYVDRTDICNGWIVRALYEGLPAEKAGLQINDIIIKINNKPTKDLSIDEQEKLFKNLGSPYTLTVERGKQLLELTLEKVNPNR from the coding sequence ATGAAAACAGGACTTATATTTCCGTTGCTTTATGTGTTTTGTCTGACAGCTTGCCGTTCCGGGAATTCAAACTCTGCCACGCAAACGACAGCAGACTCATTACCGGTCGTTCAGAAAAACGTCATTCCGCTTAAATATTACGGACATCTCTATTGCCCGGTAATAATCAATGATTCTGTCAGAGGAAATTTTATATTCGATACCGGAGCCGATAATTTATACGTAGACAGCCTGTTTTTGGCCCGGTCTCCTCTCCCGCAGCAACAAACCGACATGGCTATGTTACCGGGAGTCGGTTCTTCCTTTCAAAAAGTAAAACTAATCCGGGATAAATACAACTGTCAATACGGTCCGCTGACACTGACACCTCCATATACCGTCACCATAAACCTGAAACCGATCCTGGGAAAATATGCGGACGGGATTATCGGAATGAACTTTCTGAAAGACTCGGTCTTTTCCATCGATTACATAAAAGAAAAAATCCATTTACTGGATCCGAAAGAATTTTCGGCTGAAGGATATGAAAAGCTTCCCATATCCATCCGCAAAAACCGGATATATATACAAGCTGCAATACAGGTAACGCCTGACAAAAAAATCAAAGGAGAATTCCTGCTGGACTTAGGCAACGGCGGAAGTATTGATCTGACAAGCCACTGTGCCCGGGAAAACAAACTGGCACAAATCCTGCCCGAAAAAATAAAAACATATACCAACTGGGGAGGGATCGGAGGAGCTTCCTCTTCATACACCTTCCGGGCAGACACCTTCTATATCGGTAATCAAAAAATAATCAAACCCATTGCATATTATTCCAACGATACGCGGGGCGCATTATCCTCCAAAAACTACATCGGGCTCATCGGCAACAATATTTTAAATCGTTTTGACCTCATTGTAAACATTCCGGACAGTAGCCTTTACCTACGTCCCAATAAAAATTTTACCCTTCCATACAACCAAACCAGCACAGGCTTCAGCTATGTAGACCGGACAGATATTTGCAACGGATGGATCGTCAGAGCTCTTTATGAAGGATTACCCGCAGAAAAAGCCGGATTGCAAATTAACGATATCATCATAAAAATCAACAATAAGCCGACCAAAGACCTCTCCATCGACGAGCAGGAAAAACTTTTTAAAAACCTGGGCAGTCCTTATACCCTCACCGTAGAACGCGGCAAACAGCTCCTTGAACTCACTCTCGAAAAAGTAAATCCTAATCGTTAA
- a CDS encoding valine--tRNA ligase — protein MIATNYNPKESEEKWYQYWMENKFFHSEVDKSRTPYCIVIPPPNVTGVLHMGHMLNNTIQDALIRRARLQGKNACWVPGTDHASIATEAKVVTKLQSEGIRKTDLTREEFLKHAWAWTEKHGGIILKQLRKLGASCDWERTAFTMDELRSESVIKVFVDLFNKNLIYRGVRMVNWDPKALTALSDEEVIYKEEHGKLYYLRYKIEGENGYAVVATTRPETIMGDTAMCINPNDPKNRHLKGKKVIVPLVNRVIPVIEDEYVDIEFGTGCLKVTPAHDVNDYMLGEKYNLPAIDIFNDNGTISEAAGLYVGMDRFDVRKQIEKDLQTAGLLEKTEAYTNKVGYSERTNVPIEPKLSMQWFLKMEHLAQIALEPVMNDDIRFYPAKFKNTYRHWMENIKDWCISRQLWWGHRIPAWYLPEGGYVVAATEDEALELARVKSGKADLSLSDLRQDEDCLDTWFSSWLWPISLFDGINHPDNEELNYYYPTSDLVTAPDIIFFWVARMIMAGYEYKGTMPFKNVYFTGIVRDKLGRKMSKSLGNSPDPLDLIDKYGADGVRVGMLLCAPAGGDLLFDESLPEQGRNFTTKMWNAFKLVKTWEIADIAQPQHSALALTWFENVINKAKETLNTQFEQYRISEALMTVYTTFRDEFSSWLLEIIKPAYGQPIDRKTYEKTLDLFAELLQLLHPFMPFITEEIWQNLKERKTGESIMVSVINNDTPYDENLLKEFEFVKEIIVGIRNIRKQNNIAFKDRLELKVKKNDRYPAAFASIVEKMGNISATETVTEAVKGAWSFIVDTVEYFIPGTGNVDTAEVKAKLEEELKYTRGFLKSVIAKLSNERFVSGAPEQVVANERKKQADAEAKIAAIETQLAELK, from the coding sequence ATGATTGCTACGAATTACAATCCGAAAGAAAGTGAAGAGAAATGGTATCAGTATTGGATGGAAAACAAATTTTTCCATTCGGAAGTAGATAAAAGCAGAACACCTTACTGCATAGTCATTCCCCCTCCTAACGTCACCGGAGTACTTCATATGGGGCATATGCTCAATAATACGATTCAGGACGCATTGATCCGCCGTGCCCGCCTGCAAGGAAAAAATGCCTGCTGGGTGCCGGGAACCGACCACGCCTCTATTGCAACGGAAGCCAAAGTCGTAACAAAACTACAAAGTGAAGGTATCCGGAAAACAGACTTAACCCGTGAAGAATTCCTGAAACACGCCTGGGCATGGACAGAGAAACACGGGGGCATCATCCTGAAACAATTGCGTAAATTAGGTGCTTCCTGCGATTGGGAACGTACTGCGTTCACAATGGATGAATTACGCAGTGAAAGCGTTATCAAAGTTTTTGTAGACCTTTTTAACAAAAATCTCATTTACCGGGGAGTACGCATGGTAAATTGGGATCCGAAAGCCCTCACAGCTTTATCGGACGAAGAAGTCATATACAAAGAAGAACACGGTAAACTGTATTACCTGCGTTATAAAATCGAAGGAGAAAACGGTTATGCCGTTGTCGCTACGACACGCCCGGAAACCATCATGGGAGATACCGCCATGTGTATCAACCCCAATGACCCGAAAAACCGGCATCTGAAAGGTAAAAAGGTGATCGTTCCTTTGGTAAACCGGGTCATTCCTGTTATCGAAGACGAATATGTAGACATCGAATTCGGTACCGGCTGCCTGAAAGTGACGCCGGCCCATGATGTCAATGATTATATGCTGGGTGAAAAATACAATCTCCCGGCTATCGACATCTTCAATGATAACGGTACAATCAGTGAAGCCGCCGGACTATACGTCGGCATGGACCGTTTCGATGTCCGGAAACAAATCGAAAAGGATTTGCAAACCGCCGGATTACTTGAAAAAACAGAAGCCTATACCAATAAGGTAGGTTATTCGGAACGCACCAACGTGCCTATTGAACCTAAGTTGTCTATGCAGTGGTTTCTGAAAATGGAACACCTGGCACAAATCGCATTGGAACCGGTTATGAACGACGACATCCGTTTTTACCCGGCCAAATTCAAAAACACATACCGCCATTGGATGGAAAACATCAAAGACTGGTGTATCAGCCGTCAACTGTGGTGGGGACACCGGATTCCGGCCTGGTATTTACCGGAAGGCGGATATGTCGTAGCTGCGACAGAAGATGAAGCGCTGGAACTAGCCCGAGTAAAAAGCGGCAAAGCCGACCTGTCGCTGTCAGACCTGCGACAGGACGAAGATTGCCTGGATACCTGGTTCTCCTCCTGGCTGTGGCCGATTTCCCTGTTCGACGGAATCAATCATCCGGATAATGAAGAACTCAACTATTATTACCCGACAAGCGATCTGGTAACCGCACCGGATATTATTTTCTTCTGGGTGGCACGTATGATCATGGCCGGTTACGAATACAAAGGCACTATGCCTTTCAAAAACGTATATTTCACAGGTATCGTACGCGATAAACTAGGACGTAAAATGTCTAAATCGCTGGGGAATTCTCCCGACCCACTGGACCTGATCGATAAATACGGTGCTGACGGTGTCCGGGTGGGCATGTTACTGTGCGCCCCCGCCGGAGGCGATCTGCTGTTTGATGAAAGTCTGCCGGAACAAGGACGTAACTTCACCACGAAAATGTGGAATGCTTTCAAATTGGTAAAAACATGGGAAATCGCTGACATCGCCCAACCGCAACATTCGGCTCTGGCATTGACCTGGTTTGAAAATGTCATCAATAAAGCTAAAGAAACCCTGAACACCCAATTCGAACAATACCGCATTTCGGAAGCATTGATGACCGTATACACTACTTTCCGGGACGAATTTTCTTCCTGGTTGCTGGAAATCATCAAACCGGCTTACGGACAGCCTATCGACCGGAAAACATACGAAAAGACCCTTGATCTGTTCGCAGAGCTTTTACAATTGCTTCATCCGTTTATGCCGTTCATTACGGAAGAAATCTGGCAAAACCTGAAAGAACGTAAAACAGGTGAAAGTATTATGGTATCCGTTATCAACAATGACACTCCTTACGATGAGAATCTGCTGAAAGAATTTGAATTCGTAAAAGAAATAATTGTCGGTATACGGAATATCCGGAAACAAAATAACATCGCTTTCAAAGACAGACTGGAACTGAAAGTAAAGAAAAATGACCGTTATCCGGCAGCTTTTGCCAGCATTGTCGAAAAAATGGGTAATATCTCTGCAACCGAAACGGTAACCGAAGCAGTTAAAGGTGCGTGGAGCTTTATCGTTGATACGGTAGAATACTTTATCCCGGGCACCGGCAACGTTGATACCGCAGAAGTTAAAGCCAAACTGGAAGAAGAACTGAAATACACCCGGGGATTCCTAAAGTCAGTAATAGCAAAACTCAGTAACGAACGCTTCGTCAGTGGTGCTCCCGAACAGGTTGTCGCTAATGAACGTAAGAAACAAGCCGACGCTGAAGCTAAAATAGCTGCCATTGAAACCCAGTTGGCTGAACTGAAATAA
- a CDS encoding zinc ribbon domain-containing protein produces MASNNNEKLQELTIEEKLQHLYELQRIDTEVDKIRTLRGELPLEVQDLEDELAGLETRLENLRTEIGEADKSVAQKKIEISKSEELIKKYSEQLDNVRNNREYDALSKEVEFQKLEIELQQKRIREAQKAKSEKEEALEIASRQYEEKKADLEAKKAELEDIIAETHKDEEELIKKSEQLSHNIEERLLTAYKRIRSNARNGLAVVTVDRDACGGCFNNIPPQRQLDIRSRKKIIVCEYCGRILIDKYICDYDGSQQKADLETAMEAQKKKGRRTKKSEE; encoded by the coding sequence ATGGCAAGCAATAACAATGAAAAACTACAGGAACTGACAATAGAAGAAAAACTGCAGCACCTGTACGAACTACAACGCATCGATACCGAAGTCGATAAAATCAGAACTTTAAGGGGAGAACTTCCATTGGAAGTACAGGACCTGGAAGACGAACTGGCCGGTTTGGAAACTCGTCTGGAAAACCTGAGAACGGAAATCGGAGAAGCAGATAAAAGTGTCGCACAGAAAAAAATCGAGATTTCTAAATCCGAAGAACTGATAAAAAAATATAGTGAGCAGTTGGATAACGTGCGGAACAACCGGGAATACGATGCTTTAAGTAAAGAAGTCGAATTCCAGAAGCTGGAAATCGAATTACAGCAGAAACGCATCCGCGAAGCTCAAAAAGCAAAATCTGAAAAAGAAGAAGCCCTTGAAATAGCTTCCCGCCAATATGAAGAGAAAAAAGCCGATTTAGAAGCCAAAAAGGCCGAATTGGAGGATATTATTGCTGAAACTCATAAAGACGAAGAAGAATTAATCAAAAAATCAGAACAATTATCCCATAATATTGAAGAACGTCTGCTTACAGCATACAAACGCATTCGTTCCAATGCCCGTAACGGGCTGGCTGTCGTCACGGTCGACCGTGATGCCTGTGGTGGTTGTTTCAATAATATACCGCCGCAACGGCAATTGGATATCCGTTCCCGCAAGAAAATTATCGTCTGTGAATATTGCGGTCGTATCCTTATCGACAAATACATCTGCGACTATGACGGAAGCCAGCAGAAAGCAGACCTCGAAACAGCCATGGAGGCCCAAAAGAAAAAAGGAAGAAGAACTAAAAAATCAGAAGAATAA